Genomic DNA from Filimonas effusa:
ACAGCCCTATAAGTTAGTTCTATCGCCTGGTGCAACATAAAAAGTACCAATGTGGTATCGTCCGAAGAATGCAGAAAAGAGGCACACTGATAGAAATTTTTTGCTCTTTTGAATTGACTTGCGAAGTTTTCTTTTTGCTTATTTTTCATTTCCGTTAGCAGGTCAACCGGCGCAATTGGATAGGTGTTTTTTTTATCGTCGTAGACAATATTTTCAGGAGTGCAGTACAATGAATAGTAAATATGACCTTCTTTTAAACCATCTATTACGGCTGATTCACTTAATAGCGAGCAACACACTCTACTATCTTTAAGGTATGCCATCTCTAAGGTTGGTTCCAATTCGGTAAATTTAATATTGCAGCTTGATGGAATTACGATTAATAAATCAATAAATCCAGTAGCATCGGAACCCTTAAATGGTTTGTGCTTTAGCATGTATATTTTAGCTGGTGAGATGGC
This window encodes:
- a CDS encoding HEPN domain-containing protein; amino-acid sequence: MNTSYSGGSSHNIITNHFYLGMDNEGLSINEWKDKLKGIIENIPEEADKLTPIIQLIVSAISPAKIYMLKHKPFKGSDATGFIDLLIVIPSSCNIKFTELEPTLEMAYLKDSRVCCSLLSESAVIDGLKEGHIYYSLYCTPENIVYDDKKNTYPIAPVDLLTEMKNKQKENFASQFKRAKNFYQCASFLHSSDDTTLVLFMLHQAIELTYRAVMKSLDYYEKRTHQIRSMRKYVRRSAPELNLVFTDDTPQERRLLDVIENAYLGTRYEDHYEIKEGYTELLLEKVSRLQDIAEQTVNEILN